A stretch of Mycobacterium sp. ITM-2016-00316 DNA encodes these proteins:
- a CDS encoding response regulator transcription factor: protein MRILVVEDEHLLADAVADGLRRHAMAVDVVYDGAMALEYATVNDYDVVILDRDLPVLSGDTVCTRLTEGGGTARILMLTAAGTVADRVAGLGLGADDYLYKPFAFAELVARVQALARRSRAASPPVLERGGIRLDPHQRTVTRDGVPIALSRKEFSVLAELLLADGGVVSAEQLLEKAWDEHADPFTGVVRYTIMMVRRKLGDPSVIDTEPGVGYRLR from the coding sequence GTGCGAATACTCGTGGTGGAGGACGAACACCTCCTCGCCGACGCCGTCGCCGACGGTTTACGCAGGCACGCCATGGCAGTCGACGTGGTCTACGACGGAGCCATGGCGCTGGAATACGCCACCGTCAACGACTACGACGTCGTGATACTCGACCGCGATCTGCCGGTGCTGTCCGGCGACACCGTCTGCACCAGGCTGACAGAAGGCGGAGGAACTGCTCGCATCCTGATGCTCACGGCCGCGGGGACGGTGGCCGACCGGGTCGCCGGCCTCGGCCTGGGCGCGGACGACTACCTCTACAAACCGTTCGCCTTCGCCGAACTGGTTGCGCGCGTGCAGGCGCTCGCCCGGCGATCACGAGCCGCGAGTCCACCCGTTTTGGAGCGTGGCGGCATCCGACTCGATCCCCATCAACGCACGGTGACCCGTGATGGTGTGCCAATAGCACTGTCACGCAAGGAGTTTTCTGTGCTCGCCGAACTGTTGCTGGCCGACGGCGGAGTGGTGTCGGCCGAGCAGCTGCTGGAGAAAGCATGGGATGAGCACGCCGACCCGTTCACCGGTGTGGTGCGATACACGATCATGATGGTGCGTCGTAAGCTCGGGGACCCTTCGGTGATCGACACCGAGCCCGGCGTCGGGTACCGGCTGAGATGA